In Alteromonas sp. RKMC-009, the genomic stretch GTGATGTGGCGCGGGCTGTTGTATTTTTACTGTCCCGTCAGTCGGCTTATACGACGGGTCATACCTTGCCCGTGGACGGGTTATTTTATCCGTGAGCGTTGTGTTCCCTGAGGATGTGTTTGCCTGCAACAGTGAAAAGGCGGCACTGATCACAGACGAAGGGAGCTGCTCTTACGCTGAGCTGCAAAGGCATATTGCAGAGTGGCAGGAAAAACTCAGTAGCACCGTGGAGCGACCGTTAGTGGCACTGGCCATGTGCGGTAATGTTGATTCTGTAAGTTGCTACCTGGCCTGTCTGAAATCGGGCTTTCCTGTGGTGCTGTTTCACCCCGGTTTGTCCGCAGCGGGACAACAGGCATTAATCACCAGGCTCACCCCCAATTTGCTGGTGGCAGATAACAGCCTGACCGTAAAACACCAGCGGTGCATACCTGTGGCCGGGGAACTGGCACTTTTGCTTACCACATCGGGTTCAACCGGTGGTGGAAAGTTTGTTGCTTTATCCCGTGAAAACCTTGCTGCGAATACGGCCTCTATCTGTGGTTATCTGCCAGTTACGTCAGAAGATAAAACCCTGCTTACCATGCCCCTCTCTTATTCTTACGGGTTGTCAGTGTTAAACACCCATCTGGCAAAAGGGGCGACAGTCAGATTGACTTCACTCACGCCTATGGACCGTGCATTCTGGACGTTGCTCAAAGATGAAGGGGTGACGTCACTGTCCGGCGTACCGTCTTTTTATGAAATGCTGCTGCGCTTGCGGTTTAACCGCCAATTGTTGCCGGAACTTGCCTATTTCACACAGGCGGGTGGCAAGCTCAAAGAAGCCGGGGTTAAAACCCTCGCTGAATATGCCGATAAACACAACAAGCAATGTTTCATCATGTATGGACAAACAGAGACGACCGCGAGAATGGCATATCTCGACCCACATA encodes the following:
- a CDS encoding AMP-binding protein — translated: MSVVFPEDVFACNSEKAALITDEGSCSYAELQRHIAEWQEKLSSTVERPLVALAMCGNVDSVSCYLACLKSGFPVVLFHPGLSAAGQQALITRLTPNLLVADNSLTVKHQRCIPVAGELALLLTTSGSTGGGKFVALSRENLAANTASICGYLPVTSEDKTLLTMPLSYSYGLSVLNTHLAKGATVRLTSLTPMDRAFWTLLKDEGVTSLSGVPSFYEMLLRLRFNRQLLPELAYFTQAGGKLKEAGVKTLAEYADKHNKQCFIMYGQTETTARMAYLDPHTVLRKPSAAGKAIPGGKLSLCDEYGLLISEPGVTGELLYEGKNVMLGYVSDHTDLAVFSPSAVLHTGDLAFFDEDGDYTITGRLKRIIKLAGERVNLDGLEALFAEQGLEVKVAGEDNFLVTACRESEMSEAESRLKSLVSAPPAYLTVRAFSDWPLLGNGKTDYQAILKAGRDKHDNG